The DNA window CCGAGCGGTCTAAGGCGCCTGATTCAAGTGTACGCTTACGGCTCCGCAGGGGGCCGGACACTCAGGTATCGTAAGATGCAAGAGTTCGAATCTCTTCGCAACCATTAAGTTTTACTCTTTTTGCCAAGCTTTTGTCTTCACTCTCAACTCATACTTGGATGTTCACacaaatatcttttaaaaaagaagccGTCAAAGACAGGATTCGAACCTGCGAAGGTAAAACCCAATGCCTGACAACGCTTTCGACAGATCGAATAGCAGGGCACCGCCTTAACCGCTCGGCCACTTTGACCAACAATTTATTGGGTCGACCGGCgaatatttacaatatAAACAACAGTATAGTTGTCGTAAatgtcgtaaaatcaaaagagcatcccgatagttatgatagtcaggctaaggagcatgttgatagtcacgataacaagacaaagaagcagcgaatcagagttgttagaagtgtcaagataaccactgagctgttatcggctaggaatctgcatagcaagtaagcaagagagcttaagtaggacaacagaaactatataagaagacccaaactagctagattagattagatataggtccagctagatccccagagggtagttgagccagattagagactatataaacagtaactgatcatcaacctaagtattagttggcacgtgaccAGAAATccaagctagcacgtgacagtttttatttttggaaatctAAAGCTTGAAGCGTCTTGCTTGCCAGATGTATTTACATTAGGTTTAGTAAAAGTGAACATCTAGTGCTGTAATTCATATTTCAAAGCCATTGGCGTGCTTGGACGATGTAGATACACATACATGTAATCTGAAAAGACGGAAGGTGCAACGCAATATGTGGTAATTAATTAACTTATTTACTTATTTATTCTAAACATAGGAAGTAACTTCAAAGAACCTCCGCAagtaatatatttggaataatGATTGTGCAATGACCACTGCAAGTTGAAAGATAGACCACCACTTAACACGATCATTAGTGGACTCTGCAGTATTTCTATGAGTCTTTTCCCTAATAACGATGTAACTCTGTTCATTCTTTATCTCTCTAGTTAACTTAGATAGCATTCTAACGGCACCATCCAAGGTATTAGAGTTAGGATCGTCTAAATCAACGTAAACGATACAATGGATATTAAAACTGACATCCTTAGTACGCGATCCGGATTTTCGGTTATCGAAGCAATAAGTATATTTGCCAGGAGCAGTAGCACGAATAGCAACATCGCCATGAGAAACGCCTAATTTTTCAGTCAATTGATTATCACCACTATCatacaagaagaaatcaCCCGTTAGTTGTTCACGAGATTGGGGATCCCTATCACCAAATTGGAAAGAAATGGACAGTTCATCACCACGACTTAACTTTTCGAAAAAGCACCGACGGCCATATGGTGGTAATTGAACATTATGGCATGAAGATAGTTGTAACAAGGATATTAAAACCAAAGGAAAAAACGTTAAAAGTTTCATCTTTTGGTTACAGGGATACTGCACTAAATTGATcttcaataacttcaacTGATTTGAACAACTAAAATATTGGTCATATAAAAATGGCTTTAagatttaaagaagaaacacGTCTCCCATAAAAAAGgaggatatattttttgggagacttttttttcctctcaatatcaaaatgaaaagcgaaaaaaaaaaaatttataGCCAAAATAGTGAGAAGGATGACAGAGGTCTCTTGGGTAgatatctatatatatatatattgatggATACCAATTTCAGTAGTTAATATGTTGTTATTCCTTAGTTTATTTAGAAATGAAAGTACAGGACATTTAATTTAATCTTggggaatttttttaaaacttaTCTCGAGGTTTGTTTAACAAAAGCTAAAATACAGAGGATGAAAGAAACTATAAACCCGGGAAACGTATATGAATATGGTTTAGAGGTTTCTGGTTCTGAGTTGCTGGAAAATTTATGATATTTTGTGATGAACGGCGAATAATCCGGcgttgaataataatagaaagGAGGGGCGAGGTGGATGGATGGTGGCATGGGCTCGTGATGGGCGGCATAGAGACAGTGTGCGGTTCCCGCTTCctctttatatatacgatGACGGCGACGATCTACGTCCCTATTTTTCCAAACAATATATGGTGCCCTCTTCCTTTTTCGATTCCCTGAAACGTACGTAGGCTGGCATCTCAGATATAGAAAAGGTTATAAATACAAGTTTCTCATATATGGCCGCGTTGGTGGAGGAGGCAATCGGATTTTAAGAGATTCAAGCAGGGAATCAAATCAAGAAAAGGAGGGACGGCGAGCGGCTGGGGAAATATAAccaataaaataaaacaacaacaggaAACACATCTATTTCTCTCATCATTCCtgtaaaaaaatttttttcttcaatataaGGTTATCGAATAATGTTACTGTGTCAGTTTAAGCTGGGGCCGGGTTATgagaaaatattgatgtggaaaacagaaatataataataaaaacaatagattattttttgtaaaattaaaaaagggAAAACAAAAGGGGAGGTGGAGTGCGGTGGAATGAGACTGGCAATGGTCACGATGATGAGGGTGGTGAAGGTGATTCAATAGAAAGAGGGGGGGAGGAGTAGATTCGGTGAGACTTTTTCAATTGTGTAAAAAGGGCAGACGCTAAAAcagacaaaaaaacaagGCCAAGATCAGAAATAACGGTAACAATAAACAGCAGAAACACCAGCCATTAAAAACGGGAGGGGGAGAGGGGGAAGACGGGGATTCATTTGGAATATCGAACATGGACCCGATAATATGGCACCTTCCTGAAAATTGTTATCAAGCCACAAATCTCCACTTTGGTTTCTttatttcattttattatttctgtCTGTCTCTCGCTCTCTTTTCCAAGTCTTGTATCCCTTTTTGTACATAAcgatgataataataatataatgataataataataataatataataataatataccTCTGTGTGCTGCATtatatgtgtgtatatGCGAAAGCTCTCCTACCTCTCTCAATCTCAACCTCTCTCAATCTCAATCTCAATCTCAATCTCAATCTCAATCTCTGTTTCAGTGTGTCATTATCACCTTATTAATTTTTCTCTttaataaagttaaaaaaacaaactttcattttttcttctttggtttGCCTCTACCGGCACTTGGTTTCACAGCCGGTTTCAAAATCTGGAAGGAACATAACAAACTCTCATCAACACTCATCATGGCACCCGCATTATCAAACTCACCACAATAGTTTGGTGCACTAAATAGGGTAACCAACTGtcttttggaaaagaacTCATAACCGTCCTCCACAACTTGATGCGCTCTACAGATCAACTCCATATCCTGCTTCTGTAGAAACCTCGAAACTACGTCTGGACCAAACGTAAAAGAAACACCTCTATCATTTTCAGACCAACCAACGATATCCTTATCCGGATCAGACCATAATAAATCACATAGCAACCCCACATCAGGAATATCTGTTGGCCTCATGACTCTTCTAATTTGTTCCATAGTGTTCAAATCTGGAGATAGACCCCCGTGCATACAAAAGATCTTTTCGTCTATGATGGCAGCAATTGGTAGACAGTTGAAACAGTCTGTAAAGGTTTTCCATAGCTTGATGTTATAACGCCTCTTGCATTCGTCATAGAAACCATAAATTCTATTGATAGACGCACATTCGTGGTTTCCAcgaagaataaaaaaattctctGGATATTTGATCTTATAAGCTAACAGTAGACATATCGTCTCCAAGGACTGCTTCCCACGGTCAACATAATCACCTAGAAAGAGGTAGTTGGATTCTGGAGGAAACCCAccatattcaaataaacGTAGCAAGTCGTAATACTGCCCATGAATGTCACCACAGATCTATAGCGAGATAAAAGTTAGTAAATTGAAGGAGAAAATAGcatgaaaaaaaagagacCACATTTTGGGAGGAACCACCCGAGTCTGcttctctcttttttttcttgataaaaatttcatttttgtaATCCACATAGTTTTGTGCATGTGTGTTAGATTATAGAGATGGTTATTATTACGACGATGCATCATCGCAACGCAGACCAAAAAAAAACGGAGGAGGAGGatctcttttttgttgtccAGGAACACAACACAAACAAAACCCTCCTTTTGCGCTGTTAAAAGAAAGCGAAACGAAAATACAGAACAAAGGAAAGTAAAGGAATCACATCTATGTCGCGCTTACACCATCTTCCTCAACCCGCTCAACCTCCCGCTCCAACAACACAACAAACACAGAACTACTTGTTTCTggttccaaaaaaaatttttttttctaaaactttttaacaTACTTTAATAGGAGCTTCTAGCTCAAGTAGAATCGGCTGCTTAATAAAAATAGACCGTGCCTTCGAACATAGATACCGAATTTCATGTTCCTCTAAATCCACCTGCTGTCCAGGCTTAGACCCTCTAACTTCCAACAATCTGTCAATGATGTTATCAATATCCACAGGAGGCGTTTCCATATCTCTTttgtcaaaaaaataatatagtaagtattattagtaaaaaattaaaacacCTTCTATccctttcttcttttttcaaacaaaaaaagaagatattcgttggcggtggtggtgttgtATACAAAGTAAAAACTCTGCTTTGTTGTACCGTTCTGACAAAAAATGCGTATGCGATTTGGGAGGAGATGAAGGAACCGGTGCGAGTGTATAGAAACTCTATATCTTGGAACCCAAATAAGgatttaattaaaaacaatcAAAAAAGGGGgaattaaaaatgaaaaatgaaaaatgatgaaaaaaaacCCTGGGtaacaaaacaaaacaataCGCTTGGGTTGGGCGGATGGATGGAAAACAGAgacaaaatattataactATACGTCTCTCAAACCTCACACAATCCTCCCTCTCAAGTCCAGTCTGGCCTCAGAGAAACAGCAAACCTTGGCtctttttgatatatatatatactattttcttttatttttatttttttaggaaaaaaaataaaaaataaaataaaataaaataataaaaaacactCGTTTTCCGAAAATACaatcaatttttattaaagaa is part of the Eremothecium cymbalariae DBVPG#7215 chromosome 2, complete sequence genome and encodes:
- the EMP24 gene encoding Emp24p (similar to Ashbya gossypii AFR165C) encodes the protein MKLLTFFPLVLISLLQLSSCHNVQLPPYGRRCFFEKLSRGDELSISFQFGDRDPQSREQLTGDFFLYDSGDNQLTEKLGVSHGDVAIRATAPGKYTYCFDNRKSGSRTKDVSFNIHCIVYVDLDDPNSNTLDGAVRMLSKLTREIKNEQSYIVIREKTHRNTAESTNDRVKWWSIFQLAVVIAQSLFQIYYLRRFFEVTSYV
- the GLC7 gene encoding type 1 serine/threonine-protein phosphatase catalytic subunit GLC7 (similar to Ashbya gossypii AFR166c 1-intron) encodes the protein METPPVDIDNIIDRLLEVRGSKPGQQVDLEEHEIRYLCSKARSIFIKQPILLELEAPIKICGDIHGQYYDLLRLFEYGGFPPESNYLFLGDYVDRGKQSLETICLLLAYKIKYPENFFILRGNHECASINRIYGFYDECKRRYNIKLWKTFTDCFNCLPIAAIIDEKIFCMHGGLSPDLNTMEQIRRVMRPTDIPDVGLLCDLLWSDPDKDIVGWSENDRGVSFTFGPDVVSRFLQKQDMELICRAHQVVEDGYEFFSKRQLVTLFSAPNYCGEFDNAGAMMSVDESLLCSFQILKPAVKPSAGRGKPKKKK